The proteins below come from a single Methyloprofundus sedimenti genomic window:
- a CDS encoding PA3496 family putative envelope integrity protein, producing the protein MNKTSSKHTSKAAVKHQFSETDDSSDDDIIDTSVNEYMQYAMEDERASKKFAARRKIDMYMEKKRLREELNYSSFDDF; encoded by the coding sequence ATGAATAAAACGTCATCCAAACATACATCAAAGGCTGCTGTTAAACATCAATTTAGTGAAACTGATGACTCCTCCGATGATGATATTATTGATACATCAGTGAACGAATATATGCAATATGCGATGGAGGATGAAAGAGCCTCAAAAAAGTTTGCTGCCAGAAGAAAGATTGACATGTATATGGAAAAGAAACGACTCAGAGAAGAGTTAAATTATTCCAGTTTTGATGATTTTTAA
- the nspC gene encoding carboxynorspermidine decarboxylase, whose amino-acid sequence MQFTDFSKLDLSRLPSPCFVVDEVAVERNLKILKHVADQSGAKVLAALKAFSMWSLAPLTAQYLSGTCASGLYEAKLGHEYYGCEVHVFSAAYSEADLRELLEFAHHIVFNSCHQWQRFKPLCKAAKAKRPELNFGLRINPEHSEGAVPIYDPCAPGSRLGITLAQLDESLLEGISGLHFHTLCEQGFEPLQRTLKAVEEKFGHLLAQMQWVNFGGGHHITAPGYQVDSLIALIQDFSARHHVQVYLEPGEAIAIGTGILSCEVLDITWNQLDQAILDTSATCHMPDTLEMPYRPDISGADEINKLPYSYRLGGLTCLAGDVIGDYSFNHPLGIGQRLIFEDMAHYTMVKTTTFNGTRLPAIALWNSATDALRIVKQFSYENFKNRLS is encoded by the coding sequence ATGCAATTTACTGATTTTTCCAAACTGGATCTTAGCAGATTACCTTCGCCCTGCTTTGTGGTAGACGAAGTGGCAGTCGAGCGTAATCTTAAAATACTGAAGCACGTTGCCGACCAAAGTGGCGCCAAGGTTCTAGCCGCGCTTAAGGCGTTTTCCATGTGGAGTCTGGCGCCACTGACAGCACAATATTTAAGCGGTACTTGTGCGAGTGGTTTGTATGAAGCAAAATTGGGACACGAGTATTACGGCTGTGAAGTTCATGTTTTTTCTGCTGCTTATAGTGAAGCAGACTTGCGTGAGTTACTGGAGTTTGCTCACCATATTGTGTTTAATTCTTGTCATCAATGGCAACGATTTAAGCCCCTGTGTAAAGCCGCTAAAGCTAAACGCCCTGAACTGAATTTTGGTTTACGCATCAATCCAGAGCATTCAGAAGGTGCAGTCCCCATTTATGATCCTTGTGCGCCCGGATCTAGACTGGGAATTACGCTTGCACAACTGGATGAGTCTTTATTGGAAGGCATTAGTGGCTTGCATTTTCACACCTTATGCGAACAAGGTTTTGAGCCCTTGCAGCGTACTTTAAAAGCGGTGGAAGAAAAATTTGGTCATTTATTGGCTCAAATGCAATGGGTTAACTTTGGTGGAGGACATCATATTACTGCGCCTGGCTATCAGGTTGATAGCTTAATCGCACTGATACAGGATTTTTCTGCGCGGCATCATGTACAGGTCTATCTGGAACCCGGTGAAGCGATTGCAATTGGTACGGGTATTCTCAGTTGCGAGGTTCTGGATATTACCTGGAATCAGCTTGATCAGGCTATTCTTGATACCTCCGCTACTTGTCATATGCCAGATACACTGGAAATGCCTTATCGTCCTGATATCAGTGGTGCCGACGAAATTAATAAACTACCTTACAGCTATCGGCTTGGTGGATTAACCTGTCTGGCGGGGGATGTTATTGGCGATTATAGTTTTAATCACCCTTTAGGGATTGGACAACGACTCATTTTTGAAGATATGGCACATTACACCATGGTCAAAACGACGACCTTTAATGGCACCCGATTACCGGCGATTGCCCTGTGGAATTCTGCAACAGATGCTTTGCGTATTGTTAAACAATTCAGTTATGAAAATTTTAAAAACAGGCTGTCTTAA
- a CDS encoding saccharopine dehydrogenase family protein, translating to MSKIMIIGAGGVGGVVTHKCAQLPEVFSEIILASRTEAKCKAIAEQLGGKIRTAQVDADNVPELVALLKKEQPELVINVALPYQDLTIMDACLEAGVDYMDTANYEPLETAKFEYSWQWAYQDKFEKAGLTALLGSGFDPGATNVFTAYLAKHYFDEIHELDIIDVNGGDHGYPFATNFNPEINIREVTAECRHWEEGEFITTPAMSKKASFTCPDGVGTYNIYRMYHEELESLSKHFPTLKRAQFWMSFSDNYLKHLEVLGNVGMTGIEPIEYNGQQIVPIQLLARLLPDPASLGPRTKGKTCIGCVVRGIKDGKEKIVYLYNIKDHQDCYKEVQSQAISYTTGVPAMIGAKMILEGKWKKPGVWNIEQFDPDPFLDDMNKYGLPWQVIELDDFNLDP from the coding sequence ATGTCAAAAATAATGATTATTGGCGCTGGTGGCGTTGGTGGCGTTGTTACCCATAAATGCGCGCAGTTACCGGAAGTATTCAGTGAGATTATCCTCGCTAGTCGAACAGAAGCAAAATGTAAAGCCATTGCTGAACAGTTAGGCGGTAAAATTCGTACTGCGCAGGTTGATGCGGACAACGTACCGGAGTTAGTTGCTTTGCTTAAAAAAGAGCAACCTGAATTAGTCATTAATGTGGCTTTGCCGTATCAGGATTTAACTATTATGGATGCCTGCCTGGAAGCAGGTGTTGATTATATGGATACGGCTAATTATGAACCATTAGAAACCGCCAAGTTTGAATATTCATGGCAATGGGCATATCAGGATAAATTTGAAAAAGCCGGTTTAACTGCATTATTAGGCAGTGGCTTTGATCCAGGTGCCACTAATGTCTTTACCGCCTATTTGGCCAAACATTATTTTGATGAAATCCATGAGCTGGATATTATCGATGTCAATGGCGGTGATCATGGTTATCCTTTTGCTACTAACTTCAACCCCGAAATTAATATTCGCGAAGTTACCGCAGAATGCAGGCATTGGGAGGAGGGTGAATTTATCACCACGCCTGCGATGTCTAAAAAAGCATCATTTACCTGCCCTGACGGCGTTGGTACCTACAATATCTATCGTATGTACCATGAAGAACTGGAGTCCTTAAGCAAGCATTTCCCAACGCTTAAACGGGCACAGTTCTGGATGAGCTTTTCCGATAATTATCTAAAGCATTTAGAAGTGTTGGGCAATGTCGGCATGACAGGTATCGAACCAATTGAATATAACGGCCAGCAAATTGTGCCGATTCAGTTACTCGCCAGGTTATTGCCTGATCCAGCTTCATTAGGTCCAAGAACCAAAGGAAAAACCTGTATTGGCTGTGTGGTTCGCGGCATCAAAGATGGCAAAGAAAAAATTGTTTATCTTTATAATATTAAAGATCACCAGGATTGTTATAAAGAAGTACAGTCGCAGGCAATCTCTTATACCACCGGTGTGCCTGCTATGATTGGTGCAAAAATGATACTGGAAGGCAAATGGAAAAAACCAGGTGTCTGGAATATTGAACAGTTTGATCCTGATCCATTCCTTGATGATATGAACAAATACGGCTTACCGTGGCAAGTCATCGAACTGGACGACTTTAATCTAGACCCATAA
- the speA gene encoding biosynthetic arginine decarboxylase, translating into MKGSKSSSKVKDQTPSSWSAEKSAQLYGIQEWGVNYFNISEQGEVITTVESNGKKVSVPLIKIVEGMKERGLDMPTVLRIENLLDQRIKALNDAFASAIKNADYKNHYRGVFPIKVNQQCHVIKEIARYGSHYHHGLEAGSKAELIIALSQLQNHESLIICNGYKDAAFVDLGLYARQMGIPCFFVLETPAELPIILARSKALEIEPLIGVRLKLASMVEGHWNEDSGDRSIFGLSTNALLTVIEQLKQANMLHCLQMLHSHLGSQIPNIRNIRSGVLEACQFYRGLIAEGAPMGYLDLGGGLAVDYEGSQSNSTHSMNYQLDEYCINIVETIQECFDPLGISHPVIVTESGRALVAYSSMLLFNILDVRDHKPGLLPESLPEGSHDLLQNLFSVLKTVKLNNIQECYNDSIYYRDEVRELFHRGQATLRERALAENINLAILDRIAELLPEAKRISHELEDLPELLSDIYYGNFSLFQSLPDIWALDQIFPVMPIHRLNEEPTRDAVIADMTCDCDGKIDHFSSPEGTVNTLKLHPLREHEEYYLGVFLVGAYQETLGDLHNLFGDTNVVSVHINEDGSFEFVREFHGDSIADVLSYVEYEPKEMQEQFRRIAERAVREGKITVAMRQKMLLAFRENLQGSTYFER; encoded by the coding sequence ATGAAAGGCAGTAAATCATCTTCTAAAGTTAAAGATCAAACCCCATCTTCATGGAGTGCTGAAAAAAGTGCTCAGCTATATGGTATTCAGGAATGGGGTGTCAATTATTTTAATATTTCCGAACAAGGTGAAGTCATTACTACTGTTGAGAGTAATGGTAAAAAAGTTTCGGTTCCATTAATTAAAATAGTTGAAGGGATGAAAGAGCGCGGGTTGGATATGCCAACTGTGTTGCGCATTGAAAATCTATTAGACCAACGTATTAAAGCGTTAAATGATGCCTTTGCATCAGCCATCAAAAATGCCGATTATAAAAATCACTATCGTGGCGTTTTTCCTATTAAAGTTAATCAACAGTGTCATGTTATTAAAGAGATTGCACGGTATGGCAGTCATTATCATCATGGTCTGGAAGCTGGCAGCAAAGCAGAACTTATCATTGCGCTTTCACAACTGCAAAACCATGAAAGTTTAATTATTTGTAATGGTTATAAGGATGCAGCTTTTGTTGATTTAGGTTTGTATGCCAGGCAAATGGGTATACCCTGTTTCTTTGTGCTGGAAACTCCGGCTGAATTGCCTATTATATTGGCAAGAAGTAAGGCTTTGGAGATAGAACCTTTAATCGGAGTGCGTTTAAAATTAGCCTCTATGGTTGAAGGTCACTGGAATGAAGACAGTGGTGACCGTTCTATTTTTGGCCTGTCAACGAATGCCTTGCTAACTGTGATCGAGCAACTAAAACAGGCTAATATGTTGCATTGTCTGCAAATGCTGCATAGTCATTTAGGTTCACAGATCCCTAATATACGTAATATTCGTAGCGGTGTTTTAGAGGCGTGTCAGTTTTATCGCGGTTTGATTGCAGAAGGTGCGCCTATGGGGTATCTCGATCTCGGCGGGGGACTGGCTGTCGATTATGAAGGTAGCCAATCCAATAGTACTCATAGCATGAATTATCAGCTCGATGAGTACTGTATCAATATCGTTGAAACCATACAGGAGTGTTTTGATCCATTAGGTATCTCTCATCCCGTCATCGTGACCGAGTCTGGACGTGCCTTGGTTGCTTATTCTTCAATGCTATTGTTTAACATTCTTGACGTGCGTGATCATAAACCAGGTTTGTTGCCAGAATCCTTGCCTGAAGGAAGTCATGATTTATTGCAGAATTTATTTAGCGTATTAAAGACGGTTAAACTCAATAATATACAAGAATGTTACAACGACTCTATATACTATCGAGATGAAGTGCGTGAGTTATTTCATCGTGGTCAGGCGACTCTTAGAGAGCGGGCACTTGCGGAAAATATTAATCTGGCGATACTGGATCGCATTGCTGAATTATTACCTGAAGCTAAACGAATTTCGCATGAGCTGGAAGATTTGCCTGAATTACTGTCGGATATTTATTACGGAAATTTCAGTTTATTTCAGTCACTCCCTGATATATGGGCGCTTGATCAAATTTTCCCGGTCATGCCTATTCATCGATTGAATGAAGAGCCTACACGCGATGCTGTAATAGCCGATATGACATGTGATTGTGATGGAAAAATCGATCATTTCTCCAGTCCGGAGGGTACTGTCAATACATTAAAATTGCATCCATTACGAGAACATGAGGAATATTATTTAGGTGTATTTCTGGTCGGGGCATATCAGGAAACCTTAGGTGATTTACATAATCTATTTGGCGATACCAATGTAGTGAGTGTGCATATCAATGAGGATGGCAGCTTTGAGTTCGTGCGTGAATTTCATGGAGACAGCATTGCAGATGTTCTCAGTTATGTGGAATACGAGCCTAAAGAAATGCAAGAGCAATTTCGACGAATTGCAGAACGAGCCGTTAGAGAAGGCAAGATAACCGTTGCGATGCGCCAAAAAATGCTCCTGGCTTTTCGCGAAAATCTGCAGGGCTCTACTTATTTCGAACGTTAA
- a CDS encoding ketosteroid isomerase-related protein: MNNQTENLIKQYYAAFNAGDMDTFLGLLTDDVIHDINQGGRETGKAAFAQFMQRMNTHYKEQLVDMVIMTNQDGTRAAAEFVVLGEYLKTDEGLPEANGQTYRLPAGAFFDIRDNKVARISNYYNLEDWIAQVAK, translated from the coding sequence ATGAATAATCAAACAGAAAATCTTATTAAACAATATTACGCTGCCTTCAATGCGGGTGATATGGATACATTTTTAGGTCTGCTTACTGATGATGTCATCCACGACATCAATCAGGGTGGACGTGAAACCGGGAAAGCAGCGTTTGCACAGTTTATGCAGCGCATGAACACACACTATAAAGAACAGCTCGTCGATATGGTTATTATGACTAACCAGGATGGCACTCGTGCAGCAGCTGAATTTGTTGTTTTGGGTGAATACTTAAAAACAGACGAAGGTTTGCCTGAAGCTAATGGACAAACATATCGCCTGCCGGCAGGTGCTTTTTTTGATATTCGTGACAATAAAGTGGCACGAATCAGCAATTATTACAATCTAGAAGACTGGATTGCGCAAGTCGCTAAATAA
- a CDS encoding GNAT family N-acetyltransferase has translation MSREVSILRCSGQALEQYIPDLAQLRIEVFRDFPYLYDGNLAYEENYLQTYIRCQQAVIVLALDGDKIIGASTGIPMQYESEEFMQPFVTHGYDPKKVFYCAESVLKKQYRGLGLGVRFFAERENHARELGGFEYFSFCCVQRADDHPLRPLDYVPLDKFWNKRGYSKHPELVTHYAWKDLDQSEETSKAMIFWLKKV, from the coding sequence ATGTCCCGGGAAGTTAGCATTCTGCGTTGCTCTGGTCAGGCTTTAGAACAATATATTCCTGATCTTGCTCAATTACGTATAGAAGTCTTTAGAGATTTTCCTTATTTATATGATGGCAACCTTGCCTACGAAGAAAACTATCTGCAGACCTATATTCGTTGTCAACAAGCGGTTATCGTATTGGCATTGGATGGCGACAAAATCATTGGCGCATCAACTGGTATTCCCATGCAATATGAATCGGAGGAATTTATGCAGCCCTTTGTTACGCATGGTTACGACCCTAAGAAAGTGTTCTATTGTGCAGAGTCAGTGTTAAAAAAACAATATCGCGGCTTAGGCCTGGGCGTACGTTTTTTTGCAGAACGCGAAAACCATGCACGAGAACTAGGCGGCTTTGAGTATTTTAGTTTTTGTTGTGTACAACGCGCTGATGATCATCCCTTGCGTCCTCTTGATTACGTGCCTCTGGATAAATTCTGGAATAAAAGAGGTTATAGTAAACATCCTGAGCTCGTTACTCATTATGCCTGGAAAGATTTAGATCAGTCAGAGGAAACATCAAAAGCCATGATTTTCTGGTTAAAAAAAGTATGA
- a CDS encoding phosphatase PAP2 family protein codes for MKLIYSVHKCDVFIFTRLINAGFYKNLVIAARYISRTGDGYLYLLLMTVLYVKEGWNSPFLQVLLLAFFIERPLYYVLKNSFKRNRPQAAIKDFHSLVIPSDQFSFPSGHTSAAFMVASISGFFIPVLLFPLLFWAALVGFSRVVLGVHFPTDTLVGMILGVSVAIYSLNQLIL; via the coding sequence ATGAAACTGATCTATTCTGTGCACAAATGTGATGTGTTTATATTCACCCGACTAATCAACGCAGGTTTCTATAAAAATCTGGTTATTGCCGCACGTTATATTTCCCGAACGGGGGACGGTTATTTATATTTGCTATTAATGACGGTGTTGTATGTTAAGGAAGGCTGGAATAGCCCTTTTTTACAAGTATTGCTGCTTGCATTTTTTATTGAAAGGCCATTATATTATGTGCTTAAAAATAGCTTTAAACGTAACCGCCCACAAGCCGCTATAAAAGACTTTCATAGTCTGGTTATACCTTCTGATCAATTTAGCTTTCCTTCAGGGCATACCTCAGCGGCTTTTATGGTAGCCAGCATATCTGGTTTTTTTATCCCTGTTTTATTATTTCCTTTATTATTCTGGGCCGCGCTAGTCGGGTTTTCTCGTGTTGTGCTTGGCGTGCATTTTCCAACGGATACTCTGGTTGGAATGATTCTTGGTGTTAGTGTCGCTATTTACAGCTTAAATCAATTAATTTTATGA
- the speB gene encoding agmatinase, with translation MNKTLKYPIFLGSEIEQPAPEQALFHVLPVPYEKTVSYGGGTSLGPAAILDASWQLEQWDGRSKPCAEGIYTCETIDCSVPPEQVLEDIATATQQIIKHKALPVVFGGEHTVTYGVLKGLKAAGIEDFGIVQVDAHADLREAYEGDPFSHASVMKRAVDMGIPLYQLGIRAFCEEEIAIRKEFKVLYQDADELVPNNIQTLRLPDDFPEKVFFTLDIDGMDPAVFPSTGTPVPGGLGWYQTLSLFESVAKQREIIGFDIMEFAPIKGFHAYDFAAALLTYKMMGIVQRTRLK, from the coding sequence ATGAATAAAACACTCAAGTACCCTATTTTTCTAGGCTCCGAAATTGAACAGCCAGCGCCTGAGCAAGCCTTGTTTCATGTATTGCCCGTACCTTATGAAAAAACGGTCTCTTATGGCGGTGGAACATCATTAGGCCCAGCTGCCATACTGGATGCATCCTGGCAACTGGAGCAATGGGATGGCCGCAGTAAACCCTGCGCTGAGGGTATCTATACCTGTGAGACCATAGATTGTAGTGTGCCACCTGAGCAGGTTCTCGAGGATATCGCTACAGCAACACAACAAATTATTAAGCACAAAGCCTTACCAGTCGTTTTTGGCGGTGAACACACGGTCACTTATGGTGTCTTGAAAGGCCTAAAAGCAGCGGGTATAGAAGATTTCGGTATTGTTCAGGTGGATGCGCATGCCGATTTACGAGAAGCCTATGAAGGCGACCCATTCAGCCATGCTTCGGTAATGAAACGCGCAGTAGATATGGGGATTCCCCTCTATCAACTGGGCATACGTGCTTTTTGTGAAGAAGAAATCGCGATACGCAAAGAATTTAAAGTACTGTATCAAGATGCCGACGAATTAGTACCCAATAATATTCAGACGTTACGATTGCCCGATGACTTCCCGGAAAAAGTATTTTTTACCCTCGATATTGATGGTATGGATCCTGCCGTTTTTCCTTCTACGGGAACTCCTGTTCCAGGTGGTTTAGGCTGGTATCAAACCCTGAGTCTTTTTGAATCAGTGGCAAAGCAGCGCGAAATTATCGGCTTTGATATTATGGAATTTGCGCCCATTAAAGGTTTTCATGCCTACGACTTCGCTGCGGCCTTATTAACTTATAAAATGATGGGCATAGTTCAACGTACTCGATTGAAATAG
- a CDS encoding MJ1255/VC2487 family glycosyltransferase codes for MKIFYGVQGTGNGHITRARVMAKELAAAGFDVTYQFTGRPSDQFFDMQVFNGYQHKEGLTFNTGKGQVNYIKSVFEAKPITFIKDVKGLDLSSYDLVISDFEPVTAWAARMQKVKVLGIGHQYAFEHDIPRTGSDPIAELVMKNFAPANTGVGLHWHHFGQPILPPIIETPDFPGEIKKNTIVVYLPFENQQEVIKHLCPFENFHFHLYSPVPVVSKYAHITSHPLSREGFKKDVYDCAGIISNAGFELASEALQLGKKILAKPLHSQMEQISNAAALKQLGYGHTMNDMQPDIIEEWLHHNHAVHITYPNIARVIVDWMKEGMPKMDKEFTEQVWEGVDVLQIEI; via the coding sequence ATGAAAATATTTTATGGAGTTCAGGGTACAGGAAATGGACATATTACTCGCGCACGAGTGATGGCTAAGGAATTAGCTGCGGCCGGTTTTGATGTCACCTATCAGTTTACTGGTCGCCCTAGTGACCAATTTTTTGATATGCAGGTTTTTAATGGTTATCAGCATAAAGAGGGGCTGACATTCAATACTGGTAAAGGGCAGGTGAATTACATTAAGTCTGTCTTTGAAGCGAAGCCTATTACTTTTATTAAAGATGTTAAAGGTCTGGATTTATCCTCCTATGACCTGGTTATTAGCGATTTTGAACCAGTCACTGCCTGGGCGGCCAGGATGCAAAAAGTAAAGGTGTTGGGTATTGGTCATCAATATGCTTTTGAGCATGATATTCCACGCACCGGTTCTGATCCAATTGCAGAGCTGGTCATGAAGAATTTTGCACCTGCCAATACTGGAGTAGGTTTACACTGGCATCATTTTGGTCAGCCTATTTTGCCGCCCATAATTGAAACGCCTGATTTTCCAGGGGAAATTAAAAAAAATACAATAGTTGTCTATTTGCCCTTTGAAAATCAGCAGGAAGTCATCAAGCATTTATGTCCCTTTGAAAATTTTCACTTTCATCTTTATTCTCCAGTTCCTGTGGTTAGCAAATATGCGCATATCACTAGTCACCCCTTATCTAGAGAGGGGTTTAAAAAAGATGTATATGATTGTGCGGGGATTATAAGTAATGCCGGCTTTGAACTTGCCAGTGAAGCCTTGCAATTAGGCAAGAAAATTCTAGCTAAACCGTTACATTCACAGATGGAGCAAATATCTAATGCTGCCGCTTTAAAGCAACTAGGCTATGGGCATACTATGAATGATATGCAACCTGATATTATTGAAGAGTGGTTGCATCATAATCATGCGGTGCATATTACTTATCCTAATATTGCTCGCGTTATTGTTGACTGGATGAAAGAGGGTATGCCTAAAATGGATAAAGAATTTACCGAGCAAGTCTGGGAAGGTGTGGATGTACTGCAGATTGAGATTTAA
- a CDS encoding lipase maturation factor family protein, translating to MQLFSEIYWNRYSSNSIIPGWVFLRGLALVYFSAFVSISVQIEGLIGANGLLPVNRHLTLIEQFYQQQRFWHTPTVFWINAADTMLSFICYAGMAAACLLLLNVFTRAALIVCYVLYLSIVNVGQDFTHFQWDVLLLEVGFLAIFLTWGSSIIILLLRFLLARFMFMSGVVKIASGDPNWANLNALKFHYETQPLPTPVAYYAHHLPDWLHKVSVGGVFFIELVVPFFVFLPRPFRLFACCSFILLQGSIILTGNYNFFNILVILLCLFLLEDRDVEKILPHQLSAFIQQKKVVPGYIAHTVAGIWGSLVILLCASQIWLYHARMPLFGPMKSLLGTISTFSLVNNYGPFAVMTTKRNEIIVQGSNDGQYWLDYEFKYKPGKLNRELGWNIPHQPRLDWQMWFAALGPPRKGSWFDSLVNKLLQGSPEVLSLLDENPFADKPPRYIRALLYHYSYTSLEQRENNGQIWQRQYQGIYWPVSSINSQVFQERR from the coding sequence ATGCAGCTATTTTCTGAAATATACTGGAATCGATACAGTTCAAACTCTATTATACCTGGCTGGGTATTTTTGCGAGGTCTGGCATTAGTCTATTTCTCTGCCTTTGTTTCCATTTCGGTACAAATAGAAGGGTTAATAGGTGCGAATGGTCTATTGCCTGTCAACAGGCATTTAACATTGATTGAACAGTTTTATCAGCAGCAGAGATTTTGGCATACGCCGACAGTTTTCTGGATAAATGCTGCTGATACTATGCTTAGTTTTATCTGTTATGCGGGCATGGCCGCAGCCTGCCTGCTGTTGTTAAACGTATTTACACGGGCTGCGTTAATTGTTTGTTATGTATTGTATTTGTCGATTGTTAACGTTGGTCAGGATTTTACGCATTTCCAATGGGATGTATTATTACTTGAGGTAGGTTTTTTAGCCATTTTCCTTACCTGGGGCTCAAGTATTATTATCCTTTTATTGCGCTTTTTACTCGCACGATTTATGTTTATGAGCGGCGTGGTGAAAATTGCGAGTGGTGATCCGAACTGGGCAAATCTGAACGCTTTAAAATTTCATTATGAAACCCAGCCTTTACCCACACCTGTTGCTTATTACGCTCATCATTTGCCGGACTGGTTGCATAAAGTCAGTGTAGGCGGGGTGTTTTTTATTGAGCTGGTTGTGCCATTTTTTGTCTTTTTGCCAAGACCCTTTCGGCTTTTTGCGTGCTGCTCATTTATCCTGCTTCAGGGGAGCATTATACTGACGGGCAATTATAACTTTTTCAATATACTAGTGATTTTGCTGTGTCTGTTTTTGCTGGAGGATCGGGACGTTGAGAAAATATTGCCGCATCAGCTAAGCGCGTTTATTCAGCAGAAAAAAGTCGTGCCGGGTTATATTGCGCACACCGTTGCAGGAATATGGGGTAGTCTGGTTATATTGTTATGTGCCAGTCAGATCTGGCTATATCATGCCCGCATGCCTTTGTTTGGCCCAATGAAATCATTACTTGGAACGATTTCTACATTTTCTTTAGTCAATAATTACGGACCTTTTGCGGTGATGACTACAAAGCGCAATGAAATTATTGTGCAAGGATCTAATGATGGGCAGTATTGGTTAGATTATGAATTCAAATATAAACCGGGAAAATTAAATCGTGAGCTAGGCTGGAATATTCCACATCAACCGCGGCTGGATTGGCAAATGTGGTTTGCCGCGTTGGGTCCACCGCGCAAAGGTTCCTGGTTTGACAGTTTGGTAAATAAATTATTGCAAGGCTCTCCGGAGGTTTTATCATTGCTGGATGAAAACCCGTTTGCGGATAAACCGCCAAGATATATCCGGGCTTTACTGTATCACTATTCGTACACTTCTTTAGAGCAGAGAGAAAACAACGGACAAATCTGGCAACGTCAATATCAGGGCATATACTGGCCTGTGAGCAGCATCAACAGCCAGGTATTTCAGGAGCGCAGGTAA
- a CDS encoding carbon-nitrogen hydrolase family protein, producing the protein MTVTDKVRLATAQYDITRLQNWQQYVKKINHWVNEAVNQGSEILLFPEYGSMELVSLFSADIIQSLDKQLDAMQDLHEDFLSLFKQLAIQHNVYLQPGTFPVKLKDNRYRNRAYFFKPDGTVDFQDKLQMTRFENEQWFISSGEEIKVFATCFGNIGINVCYDSEFPMIARKQVEMGANLILVPSCTDTLAGYHRVRIGCQARALENQCYVVQSPTVGNALWSEAVDTNIGAAAVYTPVDYGFPDDGVLAIGQLNQVQWVYADLDLNSIANIRTTGQVFNYRDWPDQFKFFNASQR; encoded by the coding sequence ATGACAGTAACGGATAAAGTCAGGTTGGCAACTGCGCAATATGATATTACTCGATTGCAAAACTGGCAGCAATATGTAAAAAAAATAAATCATTGGGTAAATGAAGCAGTCAACCAGGGGAGTGAAATTTTATTATTTCCCGAATATGGCAGTATGGAGCTGGTTTCACTTTTTTCTGCTGATATCATTCAAAGTTTAGACAAGCAACTAGACGCCATGCAGGATTTGCATGAAGACTTTTTAAGCCTGTTTAAACAACTGGCTATACAGCACAATGTTTATCTGCAACCCGGTACCTTTCCGGTCAAGCTAAAAGATAACAGATATCGAAATCGCGCTTATTTTTTTAAACCCGATGGGACTGTTGATTTTCAAGACAAGCTGCAAATGACTCGATTTGAAAATGAACAATGGTTTATCAGCTCTGGTGAAGAGATAAAAGTATTTGCTACATGTTTTGGCAACATTGGGATTAACGTCTGTTATGACAGCGAATTTCCGATGATTGCCCGCAAACAAGTTGAAATGGGCGCTAATTTAATCCTGGTTCCCAGTTGCACGGACACCTTGGCAGGTTACCATCGCGTTCGTATCGGCTGTCAGGCGCGTGCTCTGGAAAATCAATGTTACGTAGTTCAATCACCGACTGTAGGAAATGCACTCTGGTCAGAAGCCGTAGATACTAACATTGGTGCGGCTGCTGTTTATACTCCCGTTGATTATGGCTTTCCTGATGATGGTGTTTTAGCAATCGGTCAATTAAACCAGGTTCAATGGGTATATGCAGATCTTGACCTGAATAGCATTGCTAATATCAGAACAACGGGGCAGGTATTTAATTATCGTGATTGGCCTGACCAATTTAAATTTTTTAATGCATCGCAGAGATAA